The proteins below are encoded in one region of Periplaneta americana isolate PAMFEO1 chromosome 11, P.americana_PAMFEO1_priV1, whole genome shotgun sequence:
- the LOC138708569 gene encoding carboxylic ester hydrolase-like, whose amino-acid sequence MSQQRNYSAPKMKVICFLIMVIVICLSRIVQLSRKELISKHIGKQLQEGDGKLLDAFNNADFSDDKSTISRDTRNSLDSIMNKSRRLKRSMKDSISTVSDHLRQVNGNLKVKMSNFSEYHTNHKIKATLKNYKLKMKPKGQRGKADSKVLKIFAKFPKMSNNSSSSINMITQVQNSTNKKSTNESFSILKRKEEISKVLDSTSTKTSSKQTAPVFVITDLFTNGTDNFTNKTVSNLVPEGNASNVKSNIYQTATELYKNLPSQETSKSSLSPSVSPSVNPSVTPSVTPSVNPSVTPGVSPSVSGLHPNMLDGASSAKPGNDNTTFFTQIEHTTKPGDSTLNKTESYGESTVDTHQNSNKPEVLTSQPTTENPNEDKSDPKVQNTSTKATLTSTTLRKNDSEDFSTKHSETTEKAKVQTETTTKKIIVVPTTPVQENEIRDQGLRVNVTIRNGTVMGRILTTRKGKQFMAFWNIPYAKPPVGYQRFRAPLPPDAWEGMLDATRPGEKCVQKNNVTNKEVIGKEDCLYINVFTQRITFPLNDVMVYIHGGGWVSGSGVDKDPRNLLDKDIVLVTFNYRLGPLGFLSTGDSVCPGNNGLKDQVAALLWVRENIAAFGGNPGSITIFGEDAGGASVHYHMLSSASRDFSLTISISNLSWQPLERILFLFLCVRGLFHRAISQSGTAFCPWAMATNIVASENAIKLGKILRCPTSYSIEFVNCLRRKDVSDVVNTDVDFMEWSIYPLAPFRPVMETGHDEDKFIPEPLSKMVEKSSTVHQVPWIVGINSDEGAIVASRIYGENLTLEFNNMLDNLLPTMLYFRGSSHDALRTIEELKMFYFGDTFIGNDSVNQIIDLFTDGWFLHGTDKAIRIHMNQHVAPIFYYLFDYHGSRSYSRLSRDSNGDYGVSHGDEMIYIFPPNDDFPNSTYSAEDEKMVDVMMSLWTNFAKYENPTAREDVSWRPIKSRKGLEFARITSEGICNDKGLLQGRTTFWSFIMSN is encoded by the exons ATGAGTCAGCAGCGAAATTATTCGGCACCAAAGATGAAAGTGATTTGCTTTTTAATAATGGTGATCGTCATTTGTCTCAGTAGAATTGTCCAACTGTCACGTAAAGAACTCATAAGTAAACACATCGGCAAACAGCTTCAAGAAGGCGATGGAAAACTTCTGGATGCGTTCAACAATGCTGACTTTTCAGATGATAAATCAACCATTTCCAGAGATACAAGAAATTCTTTGGACAGCATTATGAATAAGAGCAGGCGATTGAAAAGATCGATGAAAGATAGTATTTCAACAGTAAGTGACCATTTGAGGCAAGTAAATGGAAATCTTAAAGTAAAAATGTCAAACTTTTCTGAATATCATACGAATCATAAAATAAAGGCGACGTTAAAAAACTACAAGTTAAAAATGAAACCCAAAGGGCAAAGAGGAAAGGCAGACTCTAAAGTGTTGAAAATATTCGCTAAATTCCCAAAAATGAGTAATAATTCTTCTTCATCTATCAATATGATTACGCAAGTACAAAATTCCACCAATAAGAAATCTACAAATGAATCCTTTAGCATTTTGAAGAGAAAAGAGGAAATCAGTAAAGTTTTAGATTCTACGTCGACAAAGACATCTAGCAAACAAACTGCTCCCGTTTTTGTAATTACAGATTTGTTTACAAATGGTACTGATAATTTTACGAACAAGACAGTTTCCAACCTAGTACCGGAAGGAAATGCATCTAATGTGAAATCAAACATTTATCAGACAGCCACAGAATTATACAAAAATTTGCCCTCACAAGAAACTAGCAAATCAAGTTTGAGTCCTAGTGTGAGTCCAAGTGTGAACCCAAGTGTGACCCCAAGTGTGACCCCAAGTGTGAACCCAAGTGTGACCCCAGGTGTGAGCCCAAGTGTGAGTGGTCTCCATCCAAATATGCTTGATGGTGCTTCTAGTGCCAAACCTGGAAATGATAATACAACTTTCTTTACACAAATTGAACATACGACAAAACCAGGTGACAGTACCTTAAACAAAACAGAATCGTATGGAGAATCTACTGTtgatactcatcagaattcaaaTAAACCTGAAGTACTTACAAGTCAGCCTACGACAGAAAACCCAAATGAAGATAAGAGCGATCCCAAGGTTCAAAACACATCAACAAAGGCAACACTGACATCGACTACACTAAGAAAAAATGATAGTGAGGATTTCTCAACAAAGCATTCTGAAACAACGGAGAAGGCTAAAGTTCAAACTGAGACTACTACGAAGAAAATTATAGTTGTCCCCACAACGCCAGTGCAAGAAAATGAAATACGTGATCAAGGCCTCAGAGTGAACGTCACGATTAGGAACGGGACTGTAATGGGCAGAATCCTTACCACACGGAAAGGAAAACAATTTATGGCGTTTTGGAATATCCCATATGCAAAACCTCCGGTTGGATATCAGAGGTTTAGA GCTCCTTTACCACCAGATGCTTGGGAAGGAATGCTTGATGCCACACGACCAGGAGAAAAATGTGTACAGAAGAATAATGTGACGAACAAAGAAGTAATTGGAAAAGAAGATTGTCTTTACATCAACGTCTTTACTCAAAGG ATCACCTTCCCGCTGAACGACGTTATGGTCTACATACATGGAGGAGGATGGGTGTCTGGTTCAGGAGTGGACAAAGACCCGCGCAACCTCTTAGATAAGGACATCGTTTTAGTTACTTTCAACTACAGACTTGGACCTCTTG GATTCCTGAGTACTGGAGACTCCGTGTGTCCTGGCAACAATGGACTGAAAGATCAAGTAGCAGCTCTGCTCTGGGTTCGTGAGAATATCGCAGCGTTCGGAGGCAACCCTGGAAGCATTACTATATTTGGAGAGGATGCAGGTGGTGCTAGCGTGCACTACCACATGCTGTCATCTGCCAGTCGAG aCTTTAGTCTAACAATTTCCATTTCAAATTTGTCATGGCAACCGTTGGAGAGGATCTTATTCTTGTTTCTTTGTGTCCGAGGTCTATTTCATCGCGCCATCTCGCAGAGTGGGACTGCATTTTGTCCTTGGGCGATGGCAACTAATATCGTGGCCTCTGAAAATGCAATAAAACTAGGAAAAATCCTCCGATGTCCCACATCGTACAGCATTGAATTCGTCAACTGCCTTAGACGTAAAGATGTCTCTGATGTTGTTAACACAGATGTCGACTTCATG GAGTGGAGCATCTATCCCTTGGCACCGTTCAGGCCTGTAATGGAGACCGGTCATGACGAGGACAAGTTCATCCCGGAGCCTCTTTCGAAAATGGTTGAAAAGTCCAGCACCGTACACCAAGTTCCCTGGATTGTCGGCATCAATTCGGACGAAGGAGCCATTGTAGCATCTA GAATCTACGGAGAGAATCTTACCTTGGAATTCAATAACATGCTTGATAATTTGCTGCCAACAATGTTGTACTTCAGGGGGTCTTCACACGATGCCCTTAGGACAATTGAAGAGCTGAAAATGTTTTACTTCGGAGATACATTTATCGGGAACGATTCTGTGAACCAAATAATTGAT ttGTTCACAGACGGTTGGTTTCTGCATGGAACAGACAAAGCGATACGGATTCACATGAATCAACATGTTGCCCCGATCTTCTATTATTTATTTGACTACCATGGTTCACGTAGCTACAGTCGTTTGTCTAGGGATTCTAatggagattatg GTGTAAGTCACGGAGATGAAATGATTTACATATTTCCACCCAATGACGATTTTCCAAATTCAACCTATTCAGCAGAAGACGAAAAAATGGTAGACGTCATGATGTCTTTGTGGACAAACTTTGCAAAGTATGA